In the Epinephelus fuscoguttatus linkage group LG10, E.fuscoguttatus.final_Chr_v1 genome, GGATATGATTAAATCTTTCTTTCAGCAAACTGTATAGACTCAAGCTGTTAATGAAATAATTAATGTATTCATTACATTTCAGATAGCCTTTTAGCATCCAAGCTAACAATTAAAATAAGCTCAGACAAATTAGCACAAACTAGTtaaaagagatgtctgccttccaCCTGTCATTACACATTAAAATCTGTTtataaatgatatatattgGAAGAAGCTCTTGATGACTAATCGTGAATGGGGCCAAACAGGTGtcttttataattatttataagTATTACCCTGTCAGTTACTACAGGAAGGAATAGCGATAATAAAGACTTAAACACTAACTGCTCTACTTTAAAGACTTAACATTCTTATGGGACAATGTGTGGTGTTTGGTTTCTTTAAAACCCCACGACAATAAGACATTTTTTGGTATAATAAATTCAGTAATGCCattgttttattcataaaaGTAAATTTAGCAATAAAAACCCCcaacttgttttgttgttttcccacAGGATGTTGATCaatatacaataaaaaataaaaaaaaatattagtaagcatgaacaactctctctcaAATCCAAAATCAAGAGcactaaaactcaaatttgtgatatCATAGGGTGTaaaatctggagctgctccacagagaGTGAATTGGGAAAGATATTGTAGATGGCACTGAGAGCACTCAGGGGAGTGTTCAGAGTATATGgggacattttctgtttcacaactgagaacattatgtttgaataaagctcatttgggtataaaaatgaaaacaaacattatgtgcgtccacaaaatcagtctcctaTTCATTGTGTATGGAGCAGCTCCATACTTTATATCCTACGACATCATAGTTTGAGACTTCctcctctggtttctggctttgagacagagtagctcatgttcacaaatattaattgaactttcctaggccatgaaaataacatattagaattcttaatttaggtggcgTTCCCCTTTTAATATCTGTacattttctaatattttgGTTGGTGTGATAAACCACTGTCTCTTCTGTTATTGTTCTTCTGCTTGTACAGCACTCTCTATAAAGCTAAATGATGGTTAACTCTGAGCTACTTTGAGTGATGGGTAAGTAAAATCCTCGTCGACAAATCtgactgtatttgtgttttgtcagGGTGATGGGGCCAGACAGTGCCCCAGGTCCAGCTGTGTCCTGGCGGAAGGTGCTGTGGGAGCGACAGCCATTCCCTGATAACTATGTAGACCAGCGGTTCTTGGAGGAATTACGGAGGAATGAGGGCATCCGGCAGTACCGCTACTGGGCTGTGGTGAGAGAAGCAGGCTTCGTCGGTGAGCAGCTGTCCTGTGTGGCCATTTTTATCTCAGTCTGGCTCTACATGGAGCAGGTAAAGCTTTAGAAAATATGTGAGCACACTGTGCTTTTAATGCATGAAATAGTGTACATGAAATGCATACTGAATCCACCTCTCTGCTGTCCTCACAGGGTCGGCTGTCCCCTGAGACGCTGATATGGACCAGCCTTGTCTGCGCCCTGTTGGGTTATGGACTGCACCAAGCCTTGACGTCTCAAGTGGAATCAGGCTGTGAGCCCCGGACTCGTCTGGCTGACTTACAGAGTGCCactatttttctttccttcaccTTTGGCTTCTCGCCAGTTTTAAAGACACTAACTGAGTCTGTGAGTACGGACACAGTGTACGCCATGTCTGCTATGATGCTGCTGGCCCACCTGGTGTCATTCCCTTATGCCCAGCCCTCACCCCCAGGAAGCCTCTCCCTAAACGCAGCCCTGTTTGCCTCAGTGTGTTTAGCCTCAAGGTTACCTGGGGCTCTGCACACCTTCGCCATGCTCAGTTGTGCCCTGCTGATGTTTGCACTGTGGCCCTGCTTGCTGCAGAGACTGAGGGAGAACGCACCCATGCACTTTACTggggtgtgtgtgggagtgtgtatCGGAGGGGTGGGTGGTCTGGGGTCCCAGTGGCCAGGGGGAGCCGTGCTTTTAGCCCTGGCCTTAGGGAGTGTTACATTACTCTGCCCCCTGCTGCTAGTTAGACTGCAGAGGCACAAGGACAACATCCACGGGCCCTGGGACGAGGCTGAGATTCACGAGGACCTCAGCCACTTCATTCACTAGTGGACATTTAATGTGTAAGCCAAGGGAGAATTTTATATGAATTAATTTAATGTCAGTTTGCAGTGTTATGTTGGTGCTGTAGATCCAAACTGACAGACGTTAACTCTTTTATCACTGGCCCACATCTGCTTGGACAGCCACGACAACTTGTTATACTCTCACAGAGAACATGaagatgtttttaatgatcAAGCTGCTATTGTCTTACAAGTGTTGACCTCAGAGTTTATATGGAAGGTATCAACTAACGTGATGCAGACGTGCATTACTGGACACATTCTAATGCTATGCACTAATTTGATATCAGTGATGTTTTAATAATCTGTGGGAGATGctccatgtttttattgttgtgtacagtatgttgttggtgttgtgtgtgaatggacGGATGCTTAGTCTCGAGCTGAGTGGCTTCAAATTGTAAATGTACAAATTATGATTTTAAAGGATTTTCCCAATACAAAGGAGTTATTAAAAGATCATTTTTACCTGCTACTGTCCAAGTGTAATCAACGATGATTAAAAAATAGCCTCAAACGTATTGTCAGTTGTACATGAGGctgatttcattttaatttttgacaagcaaatttaatttaattttaatggtGTGAACTCTCCTTTCCAATATTCTAGGATTACATGAGTAAATCTGGGAGAAGTCTAGTATAACCTTTATCATCATACAGGGCAGAGAACATGCAGCTCTCTTTCTCATTTAGTTAAACAAAAGAAGAATACAGATTCAGTGCACTAATAGCACAGTAACAAAAGAGCAGAGGTAAATCACACTAGACAAATATGAGTCACATTTGAAAGTAGTTTCACACATTGCTCAAACTCCTCCAGGAAAACAACAGAATACtgctttttatttctaaatttgctttcatgaatttaaaaaagaaattggCTAACAGTTTCCTTGTAACCATGATGCATTCCCGGACACACCCTGGTCAGTGACGTCACCATGGCGTTGCCCATTGATGGAAAACACCTGTTGAAACTGTCACGTTGCCTAAAAacctcacagcagcagctctctgcCCTGTTAAGACCAGTTATTAAACTTCTACGTCATGTTTAACCTCCTTGTGTCAGTGTGAAGAAGAATGGAACTGTTGttgcttttgtttatttttcatttttttgttttgtttcaataTATTAAAGAAGAGCTAACATTAAATGTCGGCGGATTATCTTGTCTTAATATTCTCCTTCACTTCTACAGAATAAAAACCTTTTGTTAGACTAGTTTTCATGTTCAGAAAACGCAGCATGGCAGCCAATTCATGAcgtgaacacaaaataaagtgtgCGGCACCAGAGAGCCTGAACGCAGCACCGCCCGCAGTGTGTGATGGACGCTAGGTGTCATACCTTCACCTCTTCTTTCCCCGGCTTGCTGCGAGACGTGACGGCGGGCTTTGCAGTTGGTGTTGGCTGCTGTGGTGGCGCCATTTAGCAGCAGATGACTCTAACACAGTTCAGTCGAGCTGCCTGTGACTGTGCGGCCTCGTTTCTCCTCACAGAACCGCACTTCCACGAAACAAGGAGGGTGCGTCGTAGTAACAGCACGTCACACACTGCATGGTtgtcagtggttgttttttttccctgtctgtttggattgtgttttatttccgtGGAGACACAACCAGTACTGGCTCACCAGGGGCCCCCAAACATTTTAAGGTGGGGAGCCCTAAAAAGACCCAGATATAATGAGTTTTGGGAgactaaacaaaaaaatatatttggtaTCTGCAGTTGGAGCAGAATGGTGTTAAGATTTTTAACTTGAAAATGCATTTCCTAGATTAAATGTATGTGCATGCTGACAGCTTCACTTGCAAAGCACTGCTGAAAACAGGATTCTGGAAGCACAAATGCACTGCACTGCTGAAAAACCTAAAAACTGAAGTGCAAAACTAGCAGAGTTGGACGCTGAATTGCATGACCTGAAGAAGCTACAGGCTGAAATACATTGTAATGTTGTTTAAAAGTGGAATTTGAGATGAATTACCTGAAAGAGAAAAATgctttttactttaaaaagcaTAGAAGGTGGGAAAAGTGTTGAATACAAGCagaaatgataataaatatCATAAcgttttcacatttaaatgttttttttttgtttgttttttttttaagtgtgcaAAAGTAGTAGTTGACTGAAAAATATACGTATAATTCCTTGGTGTCCTGGTTAAGGCTTAAATAAAGTCTAGGAAAAAGTATGCAGAAGTGGAGTAGgttaaaaaagattttgaaggtttgtttttttaccattcACTGCAAATTTTATAAGAGCTGAAAGACATCGCACGAACAGCTGGAAGTTAAACTGTAATACTGTCAGAGCCGGAGGTTGAGATGAATTGTCTAAAAGAGCTGAAAGAAGAAAAGCTTCGTATTAAAATCACTGCATTTTTAAGAAATAGTGAAGTACaaattgcagaaaaaaatgtagtaaaaattgcaaaaaaaattgcAGAAATGCCTCAAAGAGTGGAACAGTTTAATATTTAAAAGGTTTCTGTAGTTAGAAGTATGCAGAAATATCATGTCAGGAATGTCGTAGACCAAAAAACGtacaaaagtaaaataataaagatttgAAAAACAATACTGTGAATGTTGAATCTGCACTCACATAATATGAATCAACTGAAAATGAGTTATCATTTTGCTGGGGACCCTTGCAACATCCCCTTGGTCTCCTGCATGTCCTTGGACACCACTGCTGTTGGCTAAAGCAAGTAAAGGTTTTTTTCCCAGGCTAGGTGGAAATGCTATGGAGAAACTAAAATTAGTAATAAATAGATTAAATTGACAGCTGCCATAGAAAACAACTTCTTTAATCTCAAACCTTTAAATA is a window encoding:
- the pigc gene encoding phosphatidylinositol N-acetylglucosaminyltransferase subunit C yields the protein MGPDSAPGPAVSWRKVLWERQPFPDNYVDQRFLEELRRNEGIRQYRYWAVVREAGFVGEQLSCVAIFISVWLYMEQGRLSPETLIWTSLVCALLGYGLHQALTSQVESGCEPRTRLADLQSATIFLSFTFGFSPVLKTLTESVSTDTVYAMSAMMLLAHLVSFPYAQPSPPGSLSLNAALFASVCLASRLPGALHTFAMLSCALLMFALWPCLLQRLRENAPMHFTGVCVGVCIGGVGGLGSQWPGGAVLLALALGSVTLLCPLLLVRLQRHKDNIHGPWDEAEIHEDLSHFIH